One window of the Pan troglodytes isolate AG18354 chromosome 12, NHGRI_mPanTro3-v2.0_pri, whole genome shotgun sequence genome contains the following:
- the DCTN1 gene encoding dynactin subunit 1 isoform X8, which produces MSAEASARPLRVGSRVEVIGKGHRGTVAYVGATLFATGKWVGVILDEAKGKNDGTVQGRKYFTCDEGHGIFVRQSQIQVFEDGADTTSPETPDSSASKVLKREGTDTTAKTSKLTTTRRPKPTRPASTGVAGASSSLGPSGSASAGELSSSEPSTPAQTPLAAPIIPTPVLTSPGAVPPLPSPSKEEEGLRAQVRDLEEKLETLRLKRAEDKAKLKELEKHKIQLEQVQEWKSKMQEQQADLQRRLKEARKEAKEALEAKERYMEEMADTADAIEMATLDKEMAEERAESLQQEVEALKERVDELTTDLEILKAEIEEKGSDGAASSYQLKQLEEQNARLKDALVRMRDLSSSEKQEHVKLQKLMEKKNQELEVVRQQRERLQEELSQAESTIDELKEQVDAALGAEEMVEMLTDRNLNLEEKVRELRETVGDLEAMNEMNDELQENARETELELREQLDMAGARVREAQKRVEAAQETVADYQQTIKKYRQLTAHLQDVNRELTNQQEASVERQQQPPPETFDFKIKFAETKAHAKAIEMELRQMEVAQANRHMSLLTAFMPDSFLRPGGDHDCVLVLLLMPRLICKAELIRKQAQEKFELSENCSERPGLRGAAGEQLSFAAGLVYSLSLLQATLHRYEHALSQCSVDVYKKVGSLYPEMSAHERSLDFLIELLHKDQLDETVNVEPLTKAIKYYQHLYSIHLAEQPEDCTMQLADHIKFTQSALDCMSVEVGRLRAFLQGGQEATDIALLLRDLETSCSDIRQFCKKIRRRMPGTDAPGIPAALAFGPQVSDTLLDCRKHLTWVVAVLQEVAAAAAQLIAPLAENEGLLVAALEELAFKASEQIYGTPSSSPYECLRQSCNILISTMNKLATAMQEGEYDAERPPSKPPPVELRAAALRAEITDAEGLGLKLEDRETVIKELKKSLKIKGEELSEANVRLSLLEKKLDSAAKDADERIEKVQTRLEETQALLRKKEKEFEETMDALQADIDQLEAEKAELKQRLNSQSKRTIEGLRGPPPSGIATLVSGIAGEEQQRGAIPGQAPGSVPGPGLVKDSPLLLQQISAMRLHISQLQHENSILKGAQMKASLASLPPLHVAKLSHEGPGSELPAGALYRKTSQLLETLNQLSTHTHVVDITRTSPAAKSPSAQLMEQVAQLKSLSDTIEKLKDEVLKETVSQRPGATVPTDFATFPSSAFLRAKEEQQDDTVYMGKVTFSCAAGFGQRHRLVLTQEQLHQLHSRLIS; this is translated from the exons ATGAGTGCGGAGGCAAGCGCCCGGCCTCTGCGGGTGGGCTCCCGTGTAGAGGTGATTGGAAAAGGCCACCGAGGCACTGTGGCCTATGTTGGAGCCACACTGTTTGCCACTGGCAAATGGGTAGGCGTGATTCTGGATGAAGCAAAGGGCAAAAATGATGGAACTGTTCAAGGCAGGAAGTACTTCACTTGTGATGAAGGGCATGGCATCTTTGTGCGCCAGTCCCAG ATCCAGGTATTTGAAGATGGAGCAGATACTACTTCCCCAGAGACAcctgattcttctgcttcaaaaGTCCTCAAAAGAG AGGGAACTGATACAACTGCAAAGACTAGCAAACTG ACCACAACTCGGCGACCTAAG CCCACCCGCCCAGCCAGTACTGGGGTGGCTGGGGCCAGTAGCTCCCTGGGCCCCTCTGGCTCAGCGTCAGCAGGCGAGCTGAGCAGCAGTGAGCCCAGCACCCCGGCTCAGACTCCGCTGGCAGCACCCATCATCCCCACGCCGGTCCTCACCTCTCCTGGAGCAGTCCCCCCACTTCCTTCCCCATCCAAG gaggaggagggactAAGGGCTCAGGTGCGGGACCTGGAGGAGAAACTAGAGACCCTGAGACTGAAACGGGCAGAAGACAAAGCAAAGCTAAAAGAGCTGGAGAAACACAAAATCCAGCTGGAGCAGGTGCAGGAATGGAAGAGCAAAATGCAGGAGCAGCAGGCCGACCTGCAGCGGCGCCTCAAGGAGGCGAGAAAG GAAGCCAAGGAGGCGCTGGAGGCAAAGGAACGCTATATGGAGGAGATGGCTGATACTGCTGATGCCATTGAGATGGCCACTTTGGACAAGGAGATGGCTGAAGAGCGGGCTGAGTCCCTGCAGCAGGAGGTGGAGGCACTGAAGGAGCGGGTGGATGAGCTCACTACTGACCTAGAGATCCTCAAGGCTGAGATTGAAGAGAAGG GCTCAGATGGCGCTGCATCCAGTTATCAGCTCAAGCAGCTTGAGGAGCAGAATGCCCGCCTGAAGGATGCCCTGGTGAG GATGCGGGATCTTTCTTCCTCAGAGAAGCAGGAGCATGTGAAGCTCCAGAAGCTCATGGAAAAGAAGAACCAAGAGCTGGAAGTTGTGAGGCAACAGCGGGAGCGTCTGCAGGAGGAGCTAAGCCAGGCAGAGAGCACCATTGATGAGCTCAAGGAGCAG GTGGATGCTGCTCTGGGTGCTGAGGAGATGGTGGAGATGCTGACAGATCGGAACCTGAATCTGGAAGAGAAAGTGCGCGAGTTGAGGGAGACTGTGGGAGACTTG GAAGCGATGAATGAGATGAACGATGAGCTGCAGGAGAATGCACGTGAGACAGAACTGGAGCTGCGGGAGCAGCTGGACATGGCGGGCGCGCGGGTTCGTGAGGCCCAGAAGCGTGTGGAGGCAGCCCAGGAGACGGTTGCAGACTACCAGCAGACCATCAAGAAGTACCGCCAGCTGACCGCCCATCTACAG GATGTGAATCGGGAACTGACAAACCAGCAGGAAGCATCTGTGGAGAGGCAACAGCAGCCACCTCCAGAGACCTTTGACTTCAAAATCAAGTTTGCTGAGACTAAGGCCCATGCCAAG GCAATTGAGATGGAATTGAGGCAGATGGAGGTGGCCCAGGCCAATCGACACATGTCCCTGCTGACAGCCTTCATGCCTGACAGCTTCCTTCGGCCAGGTGGGGACCATGACTGCGTTCTGGTGCTGTTGCTCATGCCTCGTCTCATTTGCAAG GCAGAGCTGATCCGGAAGCAGGCCCAGGAGAAGTTTGAACTAAGTGAGAACTGTTCAGAGCGGCCTGGGCTGCGAGGAGCTGCTGGGGAGCAACTCAGCTTTGCTGCTGGACTGGTGTACTCGCTGAGCCTGCTGCAGGCCACGCTACACCGCTATGAGCA TGCCCTCTCTCAGTGCAGTGTGGATGTGTATAAGAAAGTGGGCAGCCTCTACCCTGAGATGAGTGCCCATGAGCGCTCCTTGGATTTCCTCATTGAACTGCTGCACAAGGATCAGCTGGATGAGACTGTCAATGTGGAGCCTCTCACCAAGGCCATCAAGTACTATCAG CATCTGTACAGCATCCACCTTGCCGAACAGCCTGAGGACTGTACTATGCAGCTGGCTGACCACATTAAG TTCACGCAGAGTGCTCTGGACTGCATGAGTGTGGAGGTAGGACGGCTGCGTGCCTTCTTGCAG GGTGGGCAGGAGGCTACAGATATTGCCCTCCTGCTCCGGGATCTGGAAACTTCATGCAGTGACATCCGCCAGTTCTGCAAGAAGATCCGAAGGCGAATGCCAGGGACAGATGCTCCTGGGATCCCAGCTGCACTGGCCTTTGGACCACAG GTATCTGACACGCTCCTAGACTGCAGGAAACACTTGACGTGGGTCGTGGCTGTGCTGCAGGAGGTGGCAGCTGCTGCTGCCCAGCTCATTGCCCCACTGGCAGAGAATGAGGGGCTACTTGTGGCTGCTCTGGAGGAACTGGCTTTCAAAGCAAGCGAGCAG ATCTATGGGACCCCCTCCAGCAGCCCCTATGAGTGTCTGCGCCAGTCATGCAACATCCTCATCAGTACCATGAACAAGCTGGCCACAGCCATGCAGGAGGGGGAGTACGATGCAGAGCGGCCCCCCAGCAAG CCTCCACCGGTTGAACTGCGGGCTGCTGCCCTTCGTGCAGAGATCACAGATGCTGAAGGCCTGGGTTTGAAGCTCGAAGATCGAGAGACAGTTATTAAGGAGTTGAAGAAGTCACTCAAGATTAAG GGAGAGGAGCTAAGTGAGGCCAATGTGCGGCTGAGCCTCCTGGAGAAGAAGTTGGACAGTGCTGCCAAGGATGCAGATGAGCGCATCGAGAAAGTCCAGACTCGGCTGGAGGAGACCCAGGCACTGCTGCGAAAGAAGGAGAA AGAGTTTGAGGAGACAATGGATGCACTCCAGGCTGACATCGACCAGCTGGAGGCAGAGAAGGCAGAACTAAAGCAGCGTCTGAACAGCCAGTCCAAACGCACGATTGAGGGACTCCGGGGCCCTCCTCCTTCAGGCATTGCTACTCTGGTCTCTGGCATTGCTGGTG AAGAACAGCAGCGAG GAGCCATCCCTGGGCAGGCTCCAGGGTctgtgccaggcccagggctggTGAAGGACTCACCACTGCTGCTTCAGCAGATCTCTGCCATGAGGCTGCACATCTCCCAGCTCCAGCATGAGAACAGCATCCTCAAG GGAGCCCAGATGAAGGCATCCTTGGCATCCCTGCCCCCTCTGCATGTTGCAAAACTATCCCATGAGGGCCCTGGCAGTGAGTTACCAGCTGGAGCGCTGTATCGTAAGACCAGCCAGCTGCTGGAGACATTGAATCAATTGAGCACACACACGCACGTAGTAGACATCACTCGCACCAGCCCTG CTGCCAAGAGCCCGTCGGCCCAACTTATGGAGCAAGTGGCTCAGCTTAAGTCCCTGAGTGACACCATCGAGAAGCTCAAG GATGAGGTCCTCAAGGAGACAGTATCTCAGCGCCCTGGAGCCACAGTACCCACTGACTTTGCCACCTTCCCTTCATCAGCCTTCCTCAGG GCCAAGGAGGAGCAGCAGGATGACACAGTCTACATGGGCAAAGTGACCTTCTCATGTGCGGCTGGTTTTGGACAGCGACACCGGCTGGTGCTgacccaggagcagctgcaccAGCTTCACAGTCGCCTCATCTCCTAA
- the DCTN1 gene encoding dynactin subunit 1 isoform X9, whose amino-acid sequence MSAEASARPLRVGSRVEVIGKGHRGTVAYVGATLFATGKWVGVILDEAKGKNDGTVQGRKYFTCDEGHGIFVRQSQIQVFEDGADTTSPETPDSSASKVLKREGTDTTAKTSKLTTTRRPKPTRPASTGVAGASSSLGPSGSASAGELSSSEPSTPAQTPLAAPIIPTPVLTSPGAVPPLPSPSKEEEGLRAQVRDLEEKLETLRLKRAEDKAKLKELEKHKIQLEQVQEWKSKMQEQQADLQRRLKEARKEAKEALEAKERYMEEMADTADAIEMATLDKEMAEERAESLQQEVEALKERVDELTTDLEILKAEIEEKGSDGAASSYQLKQLEEQNARLKDALVRMRDLSSSEKQEHVKLQKLMEKKNQELEVVRQQRERLQEELSQAESTIDELKEQVDAALGAEEMVEMLTDRNLNLEEKVRELRETVGDLEAMNEMNDELQENARETELELREQLDMAGARVREAQKRVEAAQETVADYQQTIKKYRQLTAHLQDVNRELTNQQEASVERQQQPPPETFDFKIKFAETKAHAKAIEMELRQMEVAQANRHMSLLTAFMPDSFLRPGGDHDCVLVLLLMPRLICKAELIRKQAQEKFELSENCSERPGLRGAAGEQLSFAAGLVYSLSLLQATLHRYEHALSQCSVDVYKKVGSLYPEMSAHERSLDFLIELLHKDQLDETVNVEPLTKAIKYYQHLYSIHLAEQPEDCTMQLADHIKFTQSALDCMSVEVGRLRAFLQGGQEATDIALLLRDLETSCSDIRQFCKKIRRRMPGTDAPGIPAALAFGPQVSDTLLDCRKHLTWVVAVLQEVAAAAAQLIAPLAENEGLLVAALEELAFKASEQIYGTPSSSPYECLRQSCNILISTMNKLATAMQEGEYDAERPPSKPPPVELRAAALRAEITDAEGLGLKLEDRETVIKELKKSLKIKGEELSEANVRLSLLEKKLDSAAKDADERIEKVQTRLEETQALLRKKEKEFEETMDALQADIDQLEAEKAELKQRLNSQSKRTIEGLRGPPPSGIATLVSGIAGGAIPGQAPGSVPGPGLVKDSPLLLQQISAMRLHISQLQHENSILKGAQMKASLASLPPLHVAKLSHEGPGSELPAGALYRKTSQLLETLNQLSTHTHVVDITRTSPAAKSPSAQLMEQVAQLKSLSDTIEKLKDEVLKETVSQRPGATVPTDFATFPSSAFLRAKEEQQDDTVYMGKVTFSCAAGFGQRHRLVLTQEQLHQLHSRLIS is encoded by the exons ATGAGTGCGGAGGCAAGCGCCCGGCCTCTGCGGGTGGGCTCCCGTGTAGAGGTGATTGGAAAAGGCCACCGAGGCACTGTGGCCTATGTTGGAGCCACACTGTTTGCCACTGGCAAATGGGTAGGCGTGATTCTGGATGAAGCAAAGGGCAAAAATGATGGAACTGTTCAAGGCAGGAAGTACTTCACTTGTGATGAAGGGCATGGCATCTTTGTGCGCCAGTCCCAG ATCCAGGTATTTGAAGATGGAGCAGATACTACTTCCCCAGAGACAcctgattcttctgcttcaaaaGTCCTCAAAAGAG AGGGAACTGATACAACTGCAAAGACTAGCAAACTG ACCACAACTCGGCGACCTAAG CCCACCCGCCCAGCCAGTACTGGGGTGGCTGGGGCCAGTAGCTCCCTGGGCCCCTCTGGCTCAGCGTCAGCAGGCGAGCTGAGCAGCAGTGAGCCCAGCACCCCGGCTCAGACTCCGCTGGCAGCACCCATCATCCCCACGCCGGTCCTCACCTCTCCTGGAGCAGTCCCCCCACTTCCTTCCCCATCCAAG gaggaggagggactAAGGGCTCAGGTGCGGGACCTGGAGGAGAAACTAGAGACCCTGAGACTGAAACGGGCAGAAGACAAAGCAAAGCTAAAAGAGCTGGAGAAACACAAAATCCAGCTGGAGCAGGTGCAGGAATGGAAGAGCAAAATGCAGGAGCAGCAGGCCGACCTGCAGCGGCGCCTCAAGGAGGCGAGAAAG GAAGCCAAGGAGGCGCTGGAGGCAAAGGAACGCTATATGGAGGAGATGGCTGATACTGCTGATGCCATTGAGATGGCCACTTTGGACAAGGAGATGGCTGAAGAGCGGGCTGAGTCCCTGCAGCAGGAGGTGGAGGCACTGAAGGAGCGGGTGGATGAGCTCACTACTGACCTAGAGATCCTCAAGGCTGAGATTGAAGAGAAGG GCTCAGATGGCGCTGCATCCAGTTATCAGCTCAAGCAGCTTGAGGAGCAGAATGCCCGCCTGAAGGATGCCCTGGTGAG GATGCGGGATCTTTCTTCCTCAGAGAAGCAGGAGCATGTGAAGCTCCAGAAGCTCATGGAAAAGAAGAACCAAGAGCTGGAAGTTGTGAGGCAACAGCGGGAGCGTCTGCAGGAGGAGCTAAGCCAGGCAGAGAGCACCATTGATGAGCTCAAGGAGCAG GTGGATGCTGCTCTGGGTGCTGAGGAGATGGTGGAGATGCTGACAGATCGGAACCTGAATCTGGAAGAGAAAGTGCGCGAGTTGAGGGAGACTGTGGGAGACTTG GAAGCGATGAATGAGATGAACGATGAGCTGCAGGAGAATGCACGTGAGACAGAACTGGAGCTGCGGGAGCAGCTGGACATGGCGGGCGCGCGGGTTCGTGAGGCCCAGAAGCGTGTGGAGGCAGCCCAGGAGACGGTTGCAGACTACCAGCAGACCATCAAGAAGTACCGCCAGCTGACCGCCCATCTACAG GATGTGAATCGGGAACTGACAAACCAGCAGGAAGCATCTGTGGAGAGGCAACAGCAGCCACCTCCAGAGACCTTTGACTTCAAAATCAAGTTTGCTGAGACTAAGGCCCATGCCAAG GCAATTGAGATGGAATTGAGGCAGATGGAGGTGGCCCAGGCCAATCGACACATGTCCCTGCTGACAGCCTTCATGCCTGACAGCTTCCTTCGGCCAGGTGGGGACCATGACTGCGTTCTGGTGCTGTTGCTCATGCCTCGTCTCATTTGCAAG GCAGAGCTGATCCGGAAGCAGGCCCAGGAGAAGTTTGAACTAAGTGAGAACTGTTCAGAGCGGCCTGGGCTGCGAGGAGCTGCTGGGGAGCAACTCAGCTTTGCTGCTGGACTGGTGTACTCGCTGAGCCTGCTGCAGGCCACGCTACACCGCTATGAGCA TGCCCTCTCTCAGTGCAGTGTGGATGTGTATAAGAAAGTGGGCAGCCTCTACCCTGAGATGAGTGCCCATGAGCGCTCCTTGGATTTCCTCATTGAACTGCTGCACAAGGATCAGCTGGATGAGACTGTCAATGTGGAGCCTCTCACCAAGGCCATCAAGTACTATCAG CATCTGTACAGCATCCACCTTGCCGAACAGCCTGAGGACTGTACTATGCAGCTGGCTGACCACATTAAG TTCACGCAGAGTGCTCTGGACTGCATGAGTGTGGAGGTAGGACGGCTGCGTGCCTTCTTGCAG GGTGGGCAGGAGGCTACAGATATTGCCCTCCTGCTCCGGGATCTGGAAACTTCATGCAGTGACATCCGCCAGTTCTGCAAGAAGATCCGAAGGCGAATGCCAGGGACAGATGCTCCTGGGATCCCAGCTGCACTGGCCTTTGGACCACAG GTATCTGACACGCTCCTAGACTGCAGGAAACACTTGACGTGGGTCGTGGCTGTGCTGCAGGAGGTGGCAGCTGCTGCTGCCCAGCTCATTGCCCCACTGGCAGAGAATGAGGGGCTACTTGTGGCTGCTCTGGAGGAACTGGCTTTCAAAGCAAGCGAGCAG ATCTATGGGACCCCCTCCAGCAGCCCCTATGAGTGTCTGCGCCAGTCATGCAACATCCTCATCAGTACCATGAACAAGCTGGCCACAGCCATGCAGGAGGGGGAGTACGATGCAGAGCGGCCCCCCAGCAAG CCTCCACCGGTTGAACTGCGGGCTGCTGCCCTTCGTGCAGAGATCACAGATGCTGAAGGCCTGGGTTTGAAGCTCGAAGATCGAGAGACAGTTATTAAGGAGTTGAAGAAGTCACTCAAGATTAAG GGAGAGGAGCTAAGTGAGGCCAATGTGCGGCTGAGCCTCCTGGAGAAGAAGTTGGACAGTGCTGCCAAGGATGCAGATGAGCGCATCGAGAAAGTCCAGACTCGGCTGGAGGAGACCCAGGCACTGCTGCGAAAGAAGGAGAA AGAGTTTGAGGAGACAATGGATGCACTCCAGGCTGACATCGACCAGCTGGAGGCAGAGAAGGCAGAACTAAAGCAGCGTCTGAACAGCCAGTCCAAACGCACGATTGAGGGACTCCGGGGCCCTCCTCCTTCAGGCATTGCTACTCTGGTCTCTGGCATTGCTGGTG GAGCCATCCCTGGGCAGGCTCCAGGGTctgtgccaggcccagggctggTGAAGGACTCACCACTGCTGCTTCAGCAGATCTCTGCCATGAGGCTGCACATCTCCCAGCTCCAGCATGAGAACAGCATCCTCAAG GGAGCCCAGATGAAGGCATCCTTGGCATCCCTGCCCCCTCTGCATGTTGCAAAACTATCCCATGAGGGCCCTGGCAGTGAGTTACCAGCTGGAGCGCTGTATCGTAAGACCAGCCAGCTGCTGGAGACATTGAATCAATTGAGCACACACACGCACGTAGTAGACATCACTCGCACCAGCCCTG CTGCCAAGAGCCCGTCGGCCCAACTTATGGAGCAAGTGGCTCAGCTTAAGTCCCTGAGTGACACCATCGAGAAGCTCAAG GATGAGGTCCTCAAGGAGACAGTATCTCAGCGCCCTGGAGCCACAGTACCCACTGACTTTGCCACCTTCCCTTCATCAGCCTTCCTCAGG GCCAAGGAGGAGCAGCAGGATGACACAGTCTACATGGGCAAAGTGACCTTCTCATGTGCGGCTGGTTTTGGACAGCGACACCGGCTGGTGCTgacccaggagcagctgcaccAGCTTCACAGTCGCCTCATCTCCTAA
- the DCTN1 gene encoding dynactin subunit 1 isoform X13: MMRQAPTARKTTTRRPKPTRPASTGVAGASSSLGPSGSASAGELSSSEPSTPAQTPLAAPIIPTPVLTSPGAVPPLPSPSKEEEGLRAQVRDLEEKLETLRLKRAEDKAKLKELEKHKIQLEQVQEWKSKMQEQQADLQRRLKEARKEAKEALEAKERYMEEMADTADAIEMATLDKEMAEERAESLQQEVEALKERVDELTTDLEILKAEIEEKGSDGAASSYQLKQLEEQNARLKDALVRMRDLSSSEKQEHVKLQKLMEKKNQELEVVRQQRERLQEELSQAESTIDELKEQVDAALGAEEMVEMLTDRNLNLEEKVRELRETVGDLEAMNEMNDELQENARETELELREQLDMAGARVREAQKRVEAAQETVADYQQTIKKYRQLTAHLQDVNRELTNQQEASVERQQQPPPETFDFKIKFAETKAHAKAIEMELRQMEVAQANRHMSLLTAFMPDSFLRPGGDHDCVLVLLLMPRLICKAELIRKQAQEKFELSENCSERPGLRGAAGEQLSFAAGLVYSLSLLQATLHRYEHALSQCSVDVYKKVGSLYPEMSAHERSLDFLIELLHKDQLDETVNVEPLTKAIKYYQHLYSIHLAEQPEDCTMQLADHIKFTQSALDCMSVEVGRLRAFLQGGQEATDIALLLRDLETSCSDIRQFCKKIRRRMPGTDAPGIPAALAFGPQVSDTLLDCRKHLTWVVAVLQEVAAAAAQLIAPLAENEGLLVAALEELAFKASEQIYGTPSSSPYECLRQSCNILISTMNKLATAMQEGEYDAERPPSKPPPVELRAAALRAEITDAEGLGLKLEDRETVIKELKKSLKIKGEELSEANVRLSLLEKKLDSAAKDADERIEKVQTRLEETQALLRKKEKEFEETMDALQADIDQLEAEKAELKQRLNSQSKRTIEGLRGPPPSGIATLVSGIAGGAIPGQAPGSVPGPGLVKDSPLLLQQISAMRLHISQLQHENSILKGAQMKASLASLPPLHVAKLSHEGPGSELPAGALYRKTSQLLETLNQLSTHTHVVDITRTSPAAKSPSAQLMEQVAQLKSLSDTIEKLKDEVLKETVSQRPGATVPTDFATFPSSAFLRAKEEQQDDTVYMGKVTFSCAAGFGQRHRLVLTQEQLHQLHSRLIS; encoded by the exons ATGATGAGACAGGCACCGACAGCCCGAAAG ACCACAACTCGGCGACCTAAG CCCACCCGCCCAGCCAGTACTGGGGTGGCTGGGGCCAGTAGCTCCCTGGGCCCCTCTGGCTCAGCGTCAGCAGGCGAGCTGAGCAGCAGTGAGCCCAGCACCCCGGCTCAGACTCCGCTGGCAGCACCCATCATCCCCACGCCGGTCCTCACCTCTCCTGGAGCAGTCCCCCCACTTCCTTCCCCATCCAAG gaggaggagggactAAGGGCTCAGGTGCGGGACCTGGAGGAGAAACTAGAGACCCTGAGACTGAAACGGGCAGAAGACAAAGCAAAGCTAAAAGAGCTGGAGAAACACAAAATCCAGCTGGAGCAGGTGCAGGAATGGAAGAGCAAAATGCAGGAGCAGCAGGCCGACCTGCAGCGGCGCCTCAAGGAGGCGAGAAAG GAAGCCAAGGAGGCGCTGGAGGCAAAGGAACGCTATATGGAGGAGATGGCTGATACTGCTGATGCCATTGAGATGGCCACTTTGGACAAGGAGATGGCTGAAGAGCGGGCTGAGTCCCTGCAGCAGGAGGTGGAGGCACTGAAGGAGCGGGTGGATGAGCTCACTACTGACCTAGAGATCCTCAAGGCTGAGATTGAAGAGAAGG GCTCAGATGGCGCTGCATCCAGTTATCAGCTCAAGCAGCTTGAGGAGCAGAATGCCCGCCTGAAGGATGCCCTGGTGAG GATGCGGGATCTTTCTTCCTCAGAGAAGCAGGAGCATGTGAAGCTCCAGAAGCTCATGGAAAAGAAGAACCAAGAGCTGGAAGTTGTGAGGCAACAGCGGGAGCGTCTGCAGGAGGAGCTAAGCCAGGCAGAGAGCACCATTGATGAGCTCAAGGAGCAG GTGGATGCTGCTCTGGGTGCTGAGGAGATGGTGGAGATGCTGACAGATCGGAACCTGAATCTGGAAGAGAAAGTGCGCGAGTTGAGGGAGACTGTGGGAGACTTG GAAGCGATGAATGAGATGAACGATGAGCTGCAGGAGAATGCACGTGAGACAGAACTGGAGCTGCGGGAGCAGCTGGACATGGCGGGCGCGCGGGTTCGTGAGGCCCAGAAGCGTGTGGAGGCAGCCCAGGAGACGGTTGCAGACTACCAGCAGACCATCAAGAAGTACCGCCAGCTGACCGCCCATCTACAG GATGTGAATCGGGAACTGACAAACCAGCAGGAAGCATCTGTGGAGAGGCAACAGCAGCCACCTCCAGAGACCTTTGACTTCAAAATCAAGTTTGCTGAGACTAAGGCCCATGCCAAG GCAATTGAGATGGAATTGAGGCAGATGGAGGTGGCCCAGGCCAATCGACACATGTCCCTGCTGACAGCCTTCATGCCTGACAGCTTCCTTCGGCCAGGTGGGGACCATGACTGCGTTCTGGTGCTGTTGCTCATGCCTCGTCTCATTTGCAAG GCAGAGCTGATCCGGAAGCAGGCCCAGGAGAAGTTTGAACTAAGTGAGAACTGTTCAGAGCGGCCTGGGCTGCGAGGAGCTGCTGGGGAGCAACTCAGCTTTGCTGCTGGACTGGTGTACTCGCTGAGCCTGCTGCAGGCCACGCTACACCGCTATGAGCA TGCCCTCTCTCAGTGCAGTGTGGATGTGTATAAGAAAGTGGGCAGCCTCTACCCTGAGATGAGTGCCCATGAGCGCTCCTTGGATTTCCTCATTGAACTGCTGCACAAGGATCAGCTGGATGAGACTGTCAATGTGGAGCCTCTCACCAAGGCCATCAAGTACTATCAG CATCTGTACAGCATCCACCTTGCCGAACAGCCTGAGGACTGTACTATGCAGCTGGCTGACCACATTAAG TTCACGCAGAGTGCTCTGGACTGCATGAGTGTGGAGGTAGGACGGCTGCGTGCCTTCTTGCAG GGTGGGCAGGAGGCTACAGATATTGCCCTCCTGCTCCGGGATCTGGAAACTTCATGCAGTGACATCCGCCAGTTCTGCAAGAAGATCCGAAGGCGAATGCCAGGGACAGATGCTCCTGGGATCCCAGCTGCACTGGCCTTTGGACCACAG GTATCTGACACGCTCCTAGACTGCAGGAAACACTTGACGTGGGTCGTGGCTGTGCTGCAGGAGGTGGCAGCTGCTGCTGCCCAGCTCATTGCCCCACTGGCAGAGAATGAGGGGCTACTTGTGGCTGCTCTGGAGGAACTGGCTTTCAAAGCAAGCGAGCAG ATCTATGGGACCCCCTCCAGCAGCCCCTATGAGTGTCTGCGCCAGTCATGCAACATCCTCATCAGTACCATGAACAAGCTGGCCACAGCCATGCAGGAGGGGGAGTACGATGCAGAGCGGCCCCCCAGCAAG CCTCCACCGGTTGAACTGCGGGCTGCTGCCCTTCGTGCAGAGATCACAGATGCTGAAGGCCTGGGTTTGAAGCTCGAAGATCGAGAGACAGTTATTAAGGAGTTGAAGAAGTCACTCAAGATTAAG GGAGAGGAGCTAAGTGAGGCCAATGTGCGGCTGAGCCTCCTGGAGAAGAAGTTGGACAGTGCTGCCAAGGATGCAGATGAGCGCATCGAGAAAGTCCAGACTCGGCTGGAGGAGACCCAGGCACTGCTGCGAAAGAAGGAGAA AGAGTTTGAGGAGACAATGGATGCACTCCAGGCTGACATCGACCAGCTGGAGGCAGAGAAGGCAGAACTAAAGCAGCGTCTGAACAGCCAGTCCAAACGCACGATTGAGGGACTCCGGGGCCCTCCTCCTTCAGGCATTGCTACTCTGGTCTCTGGCATTGCTGGTG GAGCCATCCCTGGGCAGGCTCCAGGGTctgtgccaggcccagggctggTGAAGGACTCACCACTGCTGCTTCAGCAGATCTCTGCCATGAGGCTGCACATCTCCCAGCTCCAGCATGAGAACAGCATCCTCAAG GGAGCCCAGATGAAGGCATCCTTGGCATCCCTGCCCCCTCTGCATGTTGCAAAACTATCCCATGAGGGCCCTGGCAGTGAGTTACCAGCTGGAGCGCTGTATCGTAAGACCAGCCAGCTGCTGGAGACATTGAATCAATTGAGCACACACACGCACGTAGTAGACATCACTCGCACCAGCCCTG CTGCCAAGAGCCCGTCGGCCCAACTTATGGAGCAAGTGGCTCAGCTTAAGTCCCTGAGTGACACCATCGAGAAGCTCAAG GATGAGGTCCTCAAGGAGACAGTATCTCAGCGCCCTGGAGCCACAGTACCCACTGACTTTGCCACCTTCCCTTCATCAGCCTTCCTCAGG GCCAAGGAGGAGCAGCAGGATGACACAGTCTACATGGGCAAAGTGACCTTCTCATGTGCGGCTGGTTTTGGACAGCGACACCGGCTGGTGCTgacccaggagcagctgcaccAGCTTCACAGTCGCCTCATCTCCTAA